One region of Lampris incognitus isolate fLamInc1 chromosome 4, fLamInc1.hap2, whole genome shotgun sequence genomic DNA includes:
- the LOC130111642 gene encoding gonadotropin subunit beta-1-like yields MQLVVVAAMLALVGARQGCSFGCHPTDISIVVESCGKNKTITTTACAGQCFQEDPVYLRQDDWPRQAICNGEWSYEVTQIEDCPVGVTYPVARNCMCTTCETTNTYCEHFHSDDPSCLPY; encoded by the exons ATGCAGCTGGTTGTCGTGGCAGCAATGCTGGCACTGGTGGGGGCGAGGCAGGGCTGCAGCTTCGGCTGTCATCCAACTGACATCAGCATCGTTGTGGAGAGCTGTGGCAAAAACaagaccatcaccaccaccgcatGTGCAGGCCAGTGCTTCCAAGAG GACCCTGTCTACCTACGCCAAGATGACTGGCCCAGACAAGCCATCTGCAATGGGGAATGGTCGTATGAGGTGACACAAATCGAAGACTGCCCAGTAGGTGTCACCTACCCTGTAGCCAGAAACTGCATGTGCACCACATGTGAAACAACGAACACTTACTGTGAGCATTTTCACAGCGACGACCCAAGTTGCCTGCCCTACTAA
- the kcna4 gene encoding potassium voltage-gated channel subfamily A member 1: protein MEFAMVGADGGCNSHPPYGYAQARARERERGRERQAAQTRAAAAAEAVEGGASAATSAHLLSNHQQHQCRAASASNASSSSGGGSGGGVASRPSCSSSSAAASSSSSSQPPQQNQHDTEQRVLRGRKKQRGVGRWRRSRPTLGGDLRHSELALLGSEEDIMIEEEEAEGAEEEEEEGDDDDGGSKRSTFLCNMDDEEESVSLTDRRPQSGYDNVYSEYGCCERVVINVSGLKFETQLKTLTQFPDTLLGDPDKRIRYFDPLRNEYFFDRNRPSFDAILYYYQSGGRLKRPVNVPFDIFSEEVKFYELGEEAILKFREDEGFVKEEEKPLPEDEFKRQIWLLFEYPESSSPARGIAVVSVLVIVISIVIFCLETLPEFRDEKEYLQPRHNSTQPDHGFTPFNDPFFIVETVCIIWFSFEIIVRFFASPSKAAFFKNIMNSIDIVSILPYFITLGTDLAQHQGNGQQAMSFAILRIIRLVRVFRIFKLSRHSKGLQILGHTLRASMRELALLIFFLVIGVILFSSAVYFAEADEPTSQFTSIPDAFWWAVVTMTTVGYGDMKPITVGGKIVGSLCAIAGVLTIALPVPVIVSNFNYFYHRETDNEDQAPVVESMPPGCPYFPDFLKKFKGSPSGSSLGDKAEYMEMEEGVTESLCGLDKSPSKGNGTDISRKNSNSKSVQTDV from the coding sequence ATGGAGTTCGCCATGGTGGGCGCGGACGGCGGCTGCAACAGTCACCCACCTTACGGATATGCCCAGGCTCGCGCACGCGAGAGGGAGCGCGGGAGGGAGCGACAAGCCGCGCAGACGCGAGCAGCCGCGGCCGCCGAGGCGGTGGAGGGCGGGGCGTCGGCCGCGACGAGCGCCCATCTCCTTAGCAACCACCAGCAGCATCAGTGTCGCGCCGCCTCCGCGTCCAACGCCAGCAGCAGTAGTGGCGGCGGTAGCGGCGGCGGCGTTGCGTCGCgtccctcctgctcctcctcctccgccgccgcctcctcctcctcctcctcgcaacCGCCACAGCAGAACCAGCACGACACCGAGCAGCGAGTTCTCAGAGGGCGGAAAAAGCAACGCGGCGTCGGACGCTGGAGACGGAGCCGGCCGACTCTCGGCGGGGACCTGCGCCACTCGGAGTTGGCGCTGCTTGGATCCGAGGAAGATATCATGATAGAGGAAGAGGAGGCTGAGGgcgccgaggaggaggaggaggagggcgacGACGACGACGGGGGAAGCAAGAGATCGACTTTTCTGTGTAACATGGATGATGAGGAAGAGAGTGTCTCACTCACAGACAGACGTCCCCAGTCGGGGTATGACAATGTTTACAGTGAGTATGGGTGCTGCGAAAGAGTTGTCATCAACGTGTCCGGTCTGAAGTTTGAGACTCAGCTGAAGACTTTAACCCAGTTCCCGGACACTCTCTTGGGAGACCCCGACAAACGAATCAGGTACTTCGACCCGCTAAGGAACGAATATTTTTTTGACAGGAACCGACCAAGCTTCGACGCCATTCTTTATTATTATCAGTCCGGGGGGCGCTTGAAAAGACCCGTCAACGTACCCTTTGACATATTCTCCGAAGAGGTAAAGTTCTATGAACTTGGGGAGGAGGCGATACTGAAGTTTCGGGAAGATGAGGGCTTTGTCAAAGAGGAGGAAAAACCCCTACCGGAGGACGAGTTCAAACGCCAAATTTGGCTGCTTTTTGAATACCCGGAGAGCTCCAGTCCTGCGAGGGGAATAGCGGTGGTGTCCGTGTTGGTTATAGTCATATCCATCGTCATTTTCTGCTTGGAAACGCTGCCAGAGTTCAGGGATGAAAAAGAATACTTACAGCCACGACACAACTCGACCCAACCTGACCATGGATTTACCCCTTTCAACGACCCCTTTTTCATTGTGGAAACGGTATGCATCATTTGGTTCTCTTTCGAGATTATAGTGCGCTTCTTCGCAAGTCCGAGCAAAGCTGCTTTCTTTAAAAACATTATGAACTCAATAGACATTGTATCCATTTTGCCTTATTTCATAACTCTTGGCACAGACCTCGCCCAGCACCAGGGCAACGGGCAGCAGGCAATGAGCTTTGCGATCCTGAGAATCATCCGCCTCGTCAGGGTCTTTCGCATATTCAAACTGTCGAGGCACTCCAAAGGACTGCAAATCCTCGGCCATACCCTCCGCGCCAGCATGAGGGAACTGGCGCTCCTCATATTCTTCCTGGTCATCGGCGTCATTCTGTTCTCAAGCGCGGTGTACTTCGCGGAGGCAGACGAGCCCACCTCTCAATTCACGAGCATTCCTGACGCTTTCTGGTGGGCTGTGGTCACCATGACTACGGTGGGATATGGAGACATGAAACCGATAACTGTCGGCGGGAAGATAGTGGGGTCGCTCTGTGCCATTGCAGGTGTGCTAACCATTGCCCTCCCAGTGCCGGTGATCGTGTCCAACTTCAATTACTTTTACCACCGAGAGACCGATAATGAAGACCAAGCGCCGGTTGTTGAAAGCATGCCCCCGGGCTGCCCCTATTTCCCGGACTTTCTCAAGAAATTCAAAGGCTCTCCGTCCGGCTCCTCGCTCGGCGACAAGGCGGAGTATATGGAGATGGAAGAGGGGGTGACGGAGTCGCTCTGTGGGTTAGACAAGAGCCCCAGTAAGGGGAATGGCACAGACATTAGCAGGAAAAACAGTAACTCGAAATCGGTTCAGACTGATGTGTGA